A stretch of Endozoicomonas sp. SCSIO W0465 DNA encodes these proteins:
- a CDS encoding CYTH domain-containing protein yields MSKFVGKYVGNMMDKIVGKKMGQETELKLSVPAHQIELLKSHPFWQEHAIKPPETLHLGNTYFDTPDLRLNQAKVALRIREVNGQYIQTLKTQALKTRGESVNGLTRRGEWEWPLSVNGLNGQVLPALWPAELSDISVAQLKPLFTTDFYRTRWLLVWQSPFARVEAALDRGSVKSGNNSSPICELELELIEGDESALIAISNVLKCLFELTPSDQSKAEKGFKLIATKSLPDTEQDESLAGSR; encoded by the coding sequence GTGAGTAAGTTTGTGGGTAAATATGTGGGTAACATGATGGATAAGATTGTGGGTAAGAAGATGGGGCAGGAAACCGAGTTAAAGCTTTCTGTGCCTGCACATCAGATTGAGCTGCTGAAAAGTCACCCATTCTGGCAGGAACATGCAATAAAGCCACCAGAGACACTTCATCTGGGAAATACTTACTTTGATACGCCAGACCTGAGACTCAATCAGGCCAAAGTTGCTCTGCGGATTCGTGAAGTGAATGGGCAGTATATCCAGACCCTGAAAACCCAGGCCCTGAAAACCAGAGGGGAAAGCGTAAATGGCCTGACCCGCCGTGGCGAATGGGAGTGGCCACTGAGTGTCAATGGGCTAAACGGCCAGGTTTTGCCTGCTCTCTGGCCCGCTGAACTCAGTGATATATCCGTAGCACAGCTGAAGCCCTTATTTACTACTGATTTCTATCGCACTCGCTGGCTACTGGTCTGGCAAAGCCCTTTTGCCAGGGTTGAGGCAGCACTTGACCGGGGATCGGTCAAATCAGGAAATAATTCAAGCCCCATTTGTGAACTGGAGCTTGAACTGATTGAAGGGGATGAGTCTGCGCTGATAGCCATTTCAAATGTACTAAAGTGCTTATTTGAACTTACGCCGTCGGACCAGAGCAAGGCTGAAAAAGGGTTCAAACTGATAGCCACCAAGTCACTTCCCGACACTGAGCAGGATGAATCATTGGCTGGCAGCAGGTAG
- a CDS encoding GspE/PulE family protein, with protein MLDLAMVVSDLVRSRHINQATAYDILSRPRTPEQVRLHPLEYLAHLELDDHCRPGKKLVIEDLCQWLAELAGQEYFHIDPLKIDATAITPIMSHAFAMRHQILAVEVTSSEIVVASAQPWHRTWEDNLRHVNRRDIRRVVANPTDIRRYTVEFYRLAQSVMGASSDAGVTSASLNSFEQMLELGNMKAPDANDQHIVNIVDWLLQYAFEQRASDIHIEPRREQCNLRFRIDGVLHSIYQMPAKVAAAMTSRLKILGRMNVAEKRKPQDGRLKTRNADGYEVELRLSTLPTAFGEKLVMRIFDPEVLVKSFNDLGFSREDERRWKAMSAQPNGIILVTGPTGSGKTTTLYSTLKQLATDQVNVCTVEDPIEMVEPAFNQMQVQHNIDLTFSSGLRALLRQDPDIIMVGEIRDLETAEMAIQAALTGHLVISTLHTNDAPSALTRLLELGVPPYLIKNTVLGVMAQRLVRTLCPNCKTKAPLDSSDWKALTKPWSASAPSEVYQPVGCLDCRETGYRGRAGLYEILTMTPQVKALINESPDISLLSRQCIKEGMYSLRLSGAQKVAAGMTTIAEVMRVTPE; from the coding sequence ATGCTCGATCTGGCAATGGTTGTCTCTGATCTGGTGAGAAGCCGGCACATCAATCAGGCGACAGCTTATGATATTCTCAGCAGGCCGCGCACACCCGAACAAGTCCGTTTGCACCCTCTGGAATACCTTGCTCATCTGGAGCTGGATGACCATTGCCGTCCGGGTAAAAAGTTGGTTATTGAGGACCTGTGCCAGTGGCTTGCCGAGCTGGCTGGTCAAGAGTACTTCCACATAGACCCTCTAAAGATTGATGCTACGGCCATTACCCCCATCATGTCCCACGCCTTTGCCATGCGACACCAGATTCTTGCCGTTGAAGTGACCAGCAGCGAGATTGTGGTAGCCTCTGCCCAGCCATGGCATCGCACCTGGGAAGACAATTTACGCCATGTTAATCGCCGGGATATCAGGCGGGTTGTTGCCAATCCGACCGATATCCGTCGTTACACTGTCGAGTTTTATCGTCTGGCCCAGTCAGTCATGGGAGCCAGCTCCGATGCTGGCGTCACGTCAGCCTCACTCAATAGTTTTGAGCAAATGCTGGAGCTGGGTAACATGAAGGCTCCGGATGCAAATGATCAGCATATCGTGAACATTGTTGACTGGCTTTTGCAATACGCCTTTGAACAAAGAGCCAGCGATATCCACATTGAACCCCGCCGTGAGCAATGCAATCTCCGATTTCGTATTGACGGTGTACTTCACTCGATTTATCAGATGCCAGCCAAAGTCGCAGCTGCCATGACCAGCCGACTGAAAATTCTTGGCCGTATGAATGTTGCTGAAAAACGAAAGCCACAAGACGGGCGGTTGAAAACCCGTAATGCTGATGGCTATGAGGTTGAGCTGCGTTTGTCTACATTACCGACCGCATTTGGTGAAAAACTGGTCATGCGGATTTTTGACCCGGAAGTGCTGGTAAAATCATTCAACGATCTGGGTTTTTCCAGAGAGGATGAAAGGCGTTGGAAAGCAATGTCAGCCCAACCCAACGGTATTATTCTGGTGACTGGGCCCACTGGCTCCGGTAAAACCACCACACTGTATTCAACACTAAAACAGCTGGCCACGGATCAGGTCAATGTCTGTACGGTCGAAGACCCTATTGAAATGGTGGAGCCGGCATTCAATCAGATGCAGGTGCAACACAACATTGACCTGACCTTTTCCTCAGGGCTTCGGGCGTTGTTAAGACAAGATCCGGACATCATTATGGTGGGTGAGATTCGTGATCTTGAAACCGCTGAGATGGCTATTCAGGCAGCGCTCACCGGTCATTTGGTCATTTCCACCCTGCACACCAATGATGCACCCTCTGCCTTAACCCGTTTGCTGGAACTTGGCGTTCCCCCTTATCTCATTAAAAACACAGTGCTTGGTGTGATGGCTCAGCGCCTGGTCAGAACACTCTGCCCTAACTGCAAAACAAAAGCACCGCTGGATAGCAGTGACTGGAAAGCTTTAACAAAACCCTGGTCAGCATCCGCACCATCAGAAGTCTATCAGCCTGTCGGCTGCCTTGATTGCCGTGAAACCGGTTATCGTGGACGTGCCGGCCTGTATGAGATTTTAACCATGACCCCTCAGGTCAAAGCTCTGATTAACGAAAGTCCTGATATTAGCCTGCTCAGCCGACAATGTATTAAGGAAGGCATGTATAGCCTGAGACTCTCAGGTGCACAAAAAGTGGCTGCTGGAATGACAACCATAGCAGAAGTGATGCGGGTCACTCCCGAGTAA
- a CDS encoding TIGR00153 family protein, producing the protein MPTSNILASVFGRSPIGPIQKHITTVHECASQLEPFFQAVFAKEWETAYDIQQEIIKFEHEADAIKRSIRLSLPKSLFLPVPRTDLLEIVTVQDKVANRAKDIAGLVVGRKMIIPESMHEAFITYVRRTIATSAQALKAIHELDGLLETGFQGREVDLVEKMVEELDNIESETDKDQVKIRRMLFDLEQTLPPVEVMFLYKTIDWVGDLADRASRVGSHLQLLLAR; encoded by the coding sequence ATGCCTACCAGCAACATACTGGCGAGTGTTTTTGGCCGCTCACCCATAGGACCTATTCAAAAGCATATTACCACTGTTCATGAATGTGCGTCACAGCTGGAGCCATTCTTTCAGGCAGTGTTTGCTAAAGAGTGGGAGACTGCTTATGACATTCAGCAAGAAATCATCAAATTTGAGCACGAAGCGGATGCCATCAAGCGAAGTATCCGTTTGTCTCTTCCCAAAAGTCTTTTTCTACCCGTTCCCCGTACCGATCTGCTGGAGATTGTGACCGTTCAGGATAAGGTGGCTAACCGTGCCAAGGATATCGCAGGTCTTGTGGTAGGACGAAAGATGATTATTCCTGAATCAATGCATGAAGCATTTATTACTTATGTACGCCGTACAATTGCCACATCTGCGCAGGCATTGAAAGCTATTCATGAGCTGGATGGGCTTCTGGAGACGGGTTTTCAGGGGCGGGAAGTCGATCTGGTGGAAAAAATGGTTGAAGAGCTGGACAACATTGAGAGTGAGACTGACAAGGATCAGGTAAAAATACGCCGTATGCTGTTTGACCTTGAGCAAACACTGCCACCGGTGGAAGTCATGTTTCTGTACAAAACTATCGACTGGGTAGGTGATCTTGCGGATCGGGCTTCCCGTGTTGGTAGTCACCTCCAGTTGTTGCTGGCCCGTTAA
- a CDS encoding phosphatase PAP2 family protein, with product MTDLLQWGLDYVAWIQQYRNPIADIFMQHTTDLGGKHCIYLLPFLLWCFNFHFMVRVGSLFLLSFFINISFKDLLALPRPFDVNPAITLNREWGYGMPSGHSQNSAILWIMLAIRIAKRWFWFMALSIIFLIGFSRAYFGLHFPGDILGGWFLSAALLWINYFWGNQVIQWLNKQAFLLLIGSLWLLLTGLYLLYWLFNMPIMAGLFAISLGFAIGYLITFRFLDYNGAGNTWQRLLRSAAGLTVLIYYLKATSSFFPDVKNGKYYLILFVVNTIAGLWLTLGAPMFFSLLFLERRQSKSES from the coding sequence GTGACTGATTTACTCCAGTGGGGGTTGGATTATGTTGCCTGGATACAGCAATACCGAAATCCGATAGCCGATATATTCATGCAGCACACCACAGATCTGGGAGGTAAGCATTGTATTTATTTACTCCCATTTCTGCTCTGGTGTTTTAATTTCCATTTTATGGTTCGTGTTGGCAGCCTGTTTTTATTGTCTTTTTTCATCAATATCAGTTTCAAGGATTTATTGGCTTTACCAAGACCATTTGACGTTAATCCTGCTATTACACTTAATAGGGAATGGGGCTATGGGATGCCAAGTGGCCACTCTCAAAACTCAGCCATATTATGGATTATGTTGGCCATCCGCATAGCTAAACGATGGTTCTGGTTTATGGCTTTATCCATTATTTTTTTGATCGGGTTTTCAAGAGCCTACTTTGGTCTTCACTTTCCCGGAGATATTCTCGGAGGGTGGTTTTTGTCAGCGGCATTGCTATGGATAAATTATTTCTGGGGTAACCAAGTGATCCAATGGTTAAATAAGCAAGCTTTTCTGTTGTTGATTGGAAGTTTGTGGCTGCTATTAACGGGACTTTATCTTCTCTATTGGCTATTCAATATGCCAATCATGGCGGGACTTTTTGCCATCAGTCTTGGGTTTGCCATAGGGTATTTGATTACTTTCCGGTTCCTTGATTACAATGGCGCTGGAAATACCTGGCAGCGTTTATTGCGTAGTGCAGCTGGATTGACTGTTCTGATTTATTATCTGAAGGCTACAAGCAGCTTTTTTCCGGACGTTAAGAACGGAAAATATTATCTGATTCTGTTTGTAGTGAATACAATAGCAGGCTTATGGCTGACATTAGGGGCTCCAATGTTTTTTTCTCTTCTTTTTCTTGAAAGAAGGCAAAGCAAATCGGAAAGTTAA